GGAGAATCCGGCATCACGCCTGTCTTGGAATCTGGTGCGGCAATAATGAGATGGAGAGCTTTCTGGTGGAAGGTTTTGGTGAAACTCCGAGGCTTCGTGGGGATTATACCCGCATGTATAGCTATATTATACCAAAAATTGTGGAGAGAGAGGATCCGGATACATGCTACTGGCCCTCCAGTCCCTCCTCCGGAGGCGATTTTGATGATCCGCAGGATGAAAACAGGGGAGATGCACATTACTGGGAGGTATGGCATGGCTTTAAGCCCTTTCCTGAGTACCGGAAACATAAGTTTCGCTATGCTTCTGAGTTTGGGTTCGAATCACTGCCGTCCTTTAAAACGATTGAAACATTTACACTTCCCGTGGACAGGAATGTTTTTTCCTATGTTATGGAGAAGCACCAGAGGAGTAATAATGGCTATGCCAAGATGATGGTCTATATGGCACAGTATTTTCTGTATCCAAAGGATCTTCCTTCCTTGATTTATGCTTCGCAGCTGATGCAGGGGCAGGCCATGCGCTATGCAGTCGAGCACTGGAGGAGATATCGGGGACAGTGCATGGGAGCGATCGTCTGGCAGCTGAATGACTGCTGGCCTGTGGCTTCCTGGTCCTCCATCGATTATTTCGGGCGCTGGAAAGCATTGCATTATTTTGAAAAGCGTTTTTTTGCACCGGTGATGATTTCCTGCTGCGAGGAAGGCCTGCTGACGCAGGATCCAAATCCTAATGCGCGTATGTATGAGGTGGAAAAGAGCATTCGCCTGAATGTGGCGAATGAAACCAGGGAAGCGCAGAAGGTAACTGTTCTATGGAGTCTTCGGGATAACTGTTCCAATATAATCGGGAGGGAGCAGCAGGAGGAGCTGATCGTCCCCCTCTTAGCAGTGTATGGATGGATAAGGCATTCCTTCCTCATGCAAGATTAAAGGAGGATCATGTGACCTATGCCTGCTACCAGGAAGGCACAGTTGTTTCAGAAGGAAGCGTCTTGTTCTCTATGCCTAAATTTTATGAATATGTTGATCCCCATCTGGAGGTATGTGTAGAGGGGGATGAGATAATCATAAAGTCGAAGGCTTATGCAGGGAATGTTGAACTTCTAAATAAAGAAGAGGACTGGATACTTTCTGATAACTATTTCGATATGGAAGCAGGAGAAAAAAGAGTTAAGATACTATCAGGAAATGCGGAAGGCGTGACAGTAAGAAGCATATATGATATTGCTGTATAAATAAACTTTGGAATCACCTTTAGGTTACAAAAACGTAATCTAAAGGTGATTTTTTGTATCAAAGTATAGGAGTGAGTGAGGAAATACGGGAATTTGAAAATTCAAGTGAAACAATCTTGAAATTCAAGTAAATAAATGTTGAAATATAGGTGAGCTTTTAAGTAAAAACTTATAAAAAAATTGGAGGTAAGTATGAGGAAAAAAAGATTGAACAAGGTTATTGTAGGAGCACTCTCAACGGTAATGATTGTGACAGCATTTGCCGGTTGCGGGAGTTCGGGAAAAAATTCCGGTCAGACACAGGGAAATAAGTCAGATGAATCTAAAGAATCGTCTAAAGTAGTAGTGGATTTTTGGTCAGCTCCAGAACAGTATAGTTTGGATTTTTGGACTAAATATGCTGAAAAATTTAATGACAGTAATACAAAAATTAACGGAAAAAATATAGAAGTAAAAGTGCAAATGATGCCGGCACAGCCCTCTTCCGAAGCAGGAATCCAAAATGCGATTGCAACTGGAACAGTTCCTGCACTATCGGAAAACATTAATCGGAGTTTTGCGAATACATTGGCAGAATCACAGGCGGTATATGATTTAAGCGGAGAGGATTGGTTTGACGATGTGGTAGATGAACGTCAGATTGAAGAGACTATGAAAGGCTGGGCAATCCAGGGCTCACAGTTTGTATTACCTCTTTATGTCAATCCGATAACCTGGTGTTACAATAGCAAGGCCCTGAAAGAATTGGGTGTAAATGATGTGCCGCAGACGAAAGCAGATCTTGATGCACTTCTTGGGACGTTTAAAGAGAAACAAGAAGAACTGAAAAATGTGGGAGTTACGCATTTTATGTATCGTCCGGAGTTGCTGAATTCGGCCAACTATTGGGAAAGATGGTTTGATGTAGAATCTCCATATGATGCTATGTCAAAGGGAACGCCATTAGTAGATGGCAATAAACTGACGGCTGATAAAGAGGCTTTACAGAAAGTGTTTGAAATGTATGGGGCTATGGGATCCTCTCTGCTGACCGGAACAATTGATGGGCTGTGGCAGCAGGATACTGTACAGGTAGTTATGGGATGTGGTCTTCCCTGGGACATAACGGCAAATAATGCAGCGGGTAAAAAATATGGTCTGGATGGAGATTATGTTTTTGGGCCATCCATTGTTGAAAATGACGGAGATACACATTATAATTACGCCGATTCAAAAGGAATTGTTTTATATAAAAATAAGTCAATTACGGAAGATGAGCATAAAGGGGCGATAGAGTTTTTAAAGTATGTATTTATCGGAGAAGGAAAAGATAGTTTTGATCTCGATTGGATGGAAACAACAGCGATGCTGCCTGTACGCGGGGATCTGGAGTCTAACGATAAACTAGAATCGTTTTTTGATAAAAATCCAGCCTTTAAGGATATTCGTGCATATGTAGCAGATGCGATTCCGGGATCTGCACATGAAAAGAGTGCCGATATCATGACTGCGCTTGGCGAAAAAGCAATCATTCCGTTAATTCAGGATGTTACGAAAAGAGAAATTGGAGAAAACCCAGATGTATCCCAATATGTTGATACAGCCTTGGAAGCTATGAAAACAGCAGGCGGATTAGATTGATGATTTGTTCCGGCCTTCGATACGGAGGCCGGAATTTTTTGAGAGAGGTGGATCGTATGAAGAAGAGAAAATTGAATATCATGCCATGGGTTTTCAATGCTCCTTATATTGTATATTCAGTTGTATTTTTATTTTTGCCTCTGATCTGGGCAATTTGGTTGGCAGTGACAGATTGGAATCTAATGTCACCGGACTATCAGTTTGTAAAATTTGAAAATTTTAAAGAATTGTTTTTTGATGAAAAAGTAAAAGCAGCGTTTTGGAACTCTTTGCGTTATCTCATTCCCATTGTGTTGTTATGTATTCTATTTGGACTGGCTATAGGCTTGATGGTTTCAAAATTACCCCCAAAGTTTAAGGGTTTTGCGGCTGTAATGTTCTTTGTACCGTATCTTACCTCCGGAGTCTCAACTTCTGTAATGATTAAGTATTTGTTTAGCTATAATTCCGGGTTGAGCACATTTTTACGCGAAAGGTTCGGACTCGACATTAACTGGCTTCAGAGTAAATGGGCTTTCTACATAATTATACTGATGATTGTATGGAAGATGTCCGGATATTACGCCTTGTTTGTGCTTTCTGGCATCGAATCCGTTTCGGAGGATGTATATGAGGCAGCTATGATAGACGGATGTATAGGATTAAAAAAAGTAATTTACATCACGCTGCCTATGATTATGCCTACATTGACATCGGTGGTCATTCTGGCGGCCGGCTTGTCTTTTCAAATCTTTTCAGAACCGTTTTTATTGACGGGCGGTGGTCCGTCTCTATCTACTACAACATGGCAGCTGGAAATTTATAATACTTCTTTTGTTAGTTTTCGTTCAGGGTATGGAGCTGCCATGGCGATTATAAATGCCTTGCAGATATTTATAGTAGTTCAGGGAATCTCCTGGTTTATGAATAAATTAAATAGAAAATTCGGATGGTAAGGGGGCAAAAAGGATGATAAAAAATAAACAAAAATCAATTCTGACGATTATACTTTGTATTATCACAATATTTTTTCTGCTGATTTCCCTTTTTCCGTATTATTACATGGTATTACAATCTTTATTGCCATGGGATAAAGTAGATAAGGTAATTGTACCAAAAGGATTATGTTTTGACAGCTATAGATATTTATTTGGAGGCAGCGGGGCAGCAGCTTCTGGAGATCCTTATAAATGGGTCAAAGCTCTGGCGAATTCTTTTATCGTATCAATACCCACTGCTGCAATTACTGTAATGGTGGGCTTAATGACGGGGTATGCTTCTGTTCATATGAAATACAAAGGAAAAGGAATTATATATGCCACATTGCTTTTTCAGATGTTTTTTCCGGTTATTATACTGTTGGTTCCCCGGTATATGCTTATCAGACCACTGGCAAACCATTATATGGGCATGATATTACCCATGCTCTTATCTATATGGGGAATTTTCATGTATATTAATTATTTTAAAACGGTTCCGGCTGCAGTATTTGAAGCTGCAAAAATTGATGGAGCAGGCGGCTTTCAAATCCTGATAAAAATTGCACTTCCTTCAACAAAGTCGATTAGTATCATAGTTTTTCTTTCTGTATTTATGACCAGATGGAACGAATTGATGTGGGATATGTTAGTTGCTCCGGATTTGAAGATGCAGACATTGAATGTTATGATTTCGACTCAATTTAATCAGAATTCAACAGTACCCGGACCTATGTATGCAGCCTCTGTAATGTTGACTTTGCCGGTTATCATATTATTTTTATGTTTTTCTAAATATTTTAAAGAAGGTATTAACTTTATGTTAAAATAGGTGACTTGATATGAATAAAAATGGAATTGTTAGAAGTATGGGTAATCCATTATTGACAGTATGTGATGTGAAACCTTCCAGAGAGGGATTTGTTGTAAAAGGAATCTTTAACTGTGGAGCCACAAAATATAAAGATGAATATATTCTGTTGTGTAGAGTTTCCGAGGCAATCGACCCGGAAAATGAAGATACAGTAGAGGTGCCCATTATTGTGGAGGAAGAGGAAAAAAGTATATTCCAGTCCATCAGCATCAGAAAGTCGGAACACCCGGAATATTGTTTTAATGATTCAAGAACAATTACAAAAGGGGAGGATGCAAATAATGATATTGTTTATCTTACTACACTCTCCCATTTAAGGATAGCACGTTCGAAAGACGGTATACATTTCGTGCTGGATGACGCACCAAGCATCATGCCGAACGCGGATGAGGAATCCTGGGGGATGGAGGATCCGCGTATTACACAAATTGGGGATGTTTACTATATAAACTATACGGCTGTTTCTCCGATTGGTGCTGCGACCTCATTGATTTCAACAAGAGATTTTGTTTCATTCGAGAGACATGGGATTATATTTTTACCGGAAAATAAGGATGTCACTATATTTCCGGAGAAGATACATGGAAAATATTATTGTTTTAACCGGCCGGTACCAAAGGGAATCGGGACGCCTGATATCTGGATTTCTGAGTCAGAGGATCTGCTTCACTGGGGGAAATATCGGCATTTCTATGGGGTGACAGATGGATGGGAGAATGGAAGAACCGGAGGAGGTGCTCCGCCAATAAAAACGGATAAAGGCTGGATAAAGATATACCATGCGGCAGATAAAAAAAATCGCTATTGTCTCGGGGCGTTTCTTCTCGATCTGGATGATCCAAAGAAGATTATTGCAAAATCGAAGGTACCGCTTTTAGAGCCAGACATGCCTTATGAAATGGAAGGCTTTTTTGACCAGGTTGTTTTTACATGTGGAGCAATTAAGGAAAACGACAGAATACTGATTTATTATGGTGCCGCAGATGCCTGCATATGTATGGCTGAAATTACTTTGAACGATCTATATCTTCATTTGGAGGTATAAAGGATGGATTGGAGAAAAGCGTATGAGGCATGGTTGGAAGCTGATTTATGTGAGGAGCTTGCAATAGAATTGCGTGGTTGCAAGGACGAAAAGGAAATAGAGGACCGCTTTTGTAAAGATTTAGAGTTCGGTACCGGAGGTTTAAGAGGAATGCTCGGTTGTGGAACCAACCGTATGAACATGTATACAGTAGCAAGAGCAACAAGAGGACTTGCTAAATATATCAGAGATAAATCTTTGAATAATGTATGTGCAATTTCCTATGATACCCGGAAAATGAGTCGCGAGTTTGCGTTTCTTGCAGCGGGAATTATGTCCGGGCAAGGCATTCATGTCTATCTGTATCCGGAGCCGTCACCCACTCCCATGCTTTCGTTTGCAGTCAGGCATTATCATTGTGCTTGTGGGATTATGATTACCGCCAGCCATAATCCTGCACAGTATAATGGGTACAAGGTTTATGGAGCAGATGGTTGCCAGATTACTCTTGAAGCGGCAAAAAAGGTACTGCTATATATAGAAAAGGAAACTTATTTTGAAAATAAAATTCCGGATTATAGACAGTACATGAAAAACCTTATTGAATATATACCCACAGATGTAGAAGAATCCTATGATGAGGCAGTTCTTAAAGCCTGCATGGGAAAACCGCAAGTTCCGATTCGTGTCGTATATACACCTTTGAATGGAACAGGGAATATTCCGGTAAGAAGAGTTTTAAAAAAGCTTGGCAATGTGGACGTATTCGTGGTTCCAAAGCAGGAGTTCCCGGATGTGAATTTTACCACCTGTCCATGTCCGAATCCGGAGCTTCCGGAGACGATGGAAAGAGCCGCTGAACTGGCAAAAACAGCAGGTGCTGACCTTTTTCTTGCGACAGATCCCGATTGTGACCGTGTAGGAGTAGGTGAAATCAAATCCTCTGGAGAAGTCAGATATTTTACAGGGAATGAAATAGGAATCTTACTGCTGGATTTTATTTGCAGATATAAAACAGAAAGAGGGAAGATGCCAGAAGCACCTGTTGTAATCAAAACAATTGTAACATCGGATCTTACCTATTGTTTGGCGGAGAAGTTTCATATAGAAGTAAGAGAAGTTCTTACCGGTTTTAAATTTATCGGAGAACAGATTGGGCGGATGGAATCTCATAAAGAAGAAAGCCGTTATCTATTCGGATTTGAAGAGAGCTGTGGTTACTTATCAGGTACTTATGTACGTGATAAAGATGGAGTAAATGCAGCAGTTTTGATATGCCAAATGGCTGCATGGCATAAGAAACAGGGAAAAAGATTATCGTTCGCAATGGAAGAAATATATAGGGAATATGGATGGTTCAAAAACAAACTGTTGACTTATGAATTTCCGGGAGCAGATGGAATGGTTCGGATGAAGGAAGCAATGAAAGAATTACGTCTGAATCATTGCAGCTTTATGGGAATGCACATGAAAGAAAAGGTAGACTATTTGAATGAGGAAACAGGTCTGCCGTCCAGTGACGTAATAAAAATG
The window above is part of the Novisyntrophococcus fermenticellae genome. Proteins encoded here:
- a CDS encoding carbohydrate ABC transporter permease, producing MKKRKLNIMPWVFNAPYIVYSVVFLFLPLIWAIWLAVTDWNLMSPDYQFVKFENFKELFFDEKVKAAFWNSLRYLIPIVLLCILFGLAIGLMVSKLPPKFKGFAAVMFFVPYLTSGVSTSVMIKYLFSYNSGLSTFLRERFGLDINWLQSKWAFYIIILMIVWKMSGYYALFVLSGIESVSEDVYEAAMIDGCIGLKKVIYITLPMIMPTLTSVVILAAGLSFQIFSEPFLLTGGGPSLSTTTWQLEIYNTSFVSFRSGYGAAMAIINALQIFIVVQGISWFMNKLNRKFGW
- a CDS encoding ABC transporter substrate-binding protein is translated as MRKKRLNKVIVGALSTVMIVTAFAGCGSSGKNSGQTQGNKSDESKESSKVVVDFWSAPEQYSLDFWTKYAEKFNDSNTKINGKNIEVKVQMMPAQPSSEAGIQNAIATGTVPALSENINRSFANTLAESQAVYDLSGEDWFDDVVDERQIEETMKGWAIQGSQFVLPLYVNPITWCYNSKALKELGVNDVPQTKADLDALLGTFKEKQEELKNVGVTHFMYRPELLNSANYWERWFDVESPYDAMSKGTPLVDGNKLTADKEALQKVFEMYGAMGSSLLTGTIDGLWQQDTVQVVMGCGLPWDITANNAAGKKYGLDGDYVFGPSIVENDGDTHYNYADSKGIVLYKNKSITEDEHKGAIEFLKYVFIGEGKDSFDLDWMETTAMLPVRGDLESNDKLESFFDKNPAFKDIRAYVADAIPGSAHEKSADIMTALGEKAIIPLIQDVTKREIGENPDVSQYVDTALEAMKTAGGLD
- a CDS encoding carbohydrate ABC transporter permease — its product is MIKNKQKSILTIILCIITIFFLLISLFPYYYMVLQSLLPWDKVDKVIVPKGLCFDSYRYLFGGSGAAASGDPYKWVKALANSFIVSIPTAAITVMVGLMTGYASVHMKYKGKGIIYATLLFQMFFPVIILLVPRYMLIRPLANHYMGMILPMLLSIWGIFMYINYFKTVPAAVFEAAKIDGAGGFQILIKIALPSTKSISIIVFLSVFMTRWNELMWDMLVAPDLKMQTLNVMISTQFNQNSTVPGPMYAASVMLTLPVIILFLCFSKYFKEGINFMLK
- a CDS encoding glycoside hydrolase family 130 protein, whose protein sequence is MNKNGIVRSMGNPLLTVCDVKPSREGFVVKGIFNCGATKYKDEYILLCRVSEAIDPENEDTVEVPIIVEEEEKSIFQSISIRKSEHPEYCFNDSRTITKGEDANNDIVYLTTLSHLRIARSKDGIHFVLDDAPSIMPNADEESWGMEDPRITQIGDVYYINYTAVSPIGAATSLISTRDFVSFERHGIIFLPENKDVTIFPEKIHGKYYCFNRPVPKGIGTPDIWISESEDLLHWGKYRHFYGVTDGWENGRTGGGAPPIKTDKGWIKIYHAADKKNRYCLGAFLLDLDDPKKIIAKSKVPLLEPDMPYEMEGFFDQVVFTCGAIKENDRILIYYGAADACICMAEITLNDLYLHLEV
- a CDS encoding phospho-sugar mutase encodes the protein MDWRKAYEAWLEADLCEELAIELRGCKDEKEIEDRFCKDLEFGTGGLRGMLGCGTNRMNMYTVARATRGLAKYIRDKSLNNVCAISYDTRKMSREFAFLAAGIMSGQGIHVYLYPEPSPTPMLSFAVRHYHCACGIMITASHNPAQYNGYKVYGADGCQITLEAAKKVLLYIEKETYFENKIPDYRQYMKNLIEYIPTDVEESYDEAVLKACMGKPQVPIRVVYTPLNGTGNIPVRRVLKKLGNVDVFVVPKQEFPDVNFTTCPCPNPELPETMERAAELAKTAGADLFLATDPDCDRVGVGEIKSSGEVRYFTGNEIGILLLDFICRYKTERGKMPEAPVVIKTIVTSDLTYCLAEKFHIEVREVLTGFKFIGEQIGRMESHKEESRYLFGFEESCGYLSGTYVRDKDGVNAAVLICQMAAWHKKQGKRLSFAMEEIYREYGWFKNKLLTYEFPGADGMVRMKEAMKELRLNHCSFMGMHMKEKVDYLNEETGLPSSDVIKMIFDENRKIIVRPSGTEPKLKIYLMMSGSSEKEVEEFAASAEERCARFIANYLKEGNVYDI
- a CDS encoding glycoside hydrolase family 2 protein — protein: MDKAFLPHARLKEDHVTYACYQEGTVVSEGSVLFSMPKFYEYVDPHLEVCVEGDEIIIKSKAYAGNVELLNKEEDWILSDNYFDMEAGEKRVKILSGNAEGVTVRSIYDIAV